A region from the Salicibibacter cibarius genome encodes:
- the ftsZ gene encoding cell division protein FtsZ: MLEFEMDMDQLAQIKVIGVGGGGSNAVNRMIENGLQGVEFIAVNTDSQALSLSQADTKLQLGGKLTRGLGAGANPEIGKKAAEESKEQMEESLTGADMVFITAGMGGGTGTGAAPVIAEVAKEIGALTVGVVTRPFTFEGKKRSTHATEGIETLKEKVDTLIVIPNDRLLEIVDKSTPMLEAFREADNVLRQGVQGISDLIATPGLINLDFADVKTIMSEKGSALMGIGIATGESRAGEAAKKAISSPLLETSVDGAQGVLMNITGGSDLSLFEVHEAAEIVSDASDPEVNMIFGSVINENLKDEVLVTVIATGFNEGSEKRGRPGNSQETGSSRRTSPQQQAPQRPQAQPQQPAFEEEPERPTDRQGQEDDQDSLDIPAFLRNRRRNR, from the coding sequence ATGCTAGAGTTTGAAATGGACATGGATCAACTCGCTCAAATCAAAGTCATTGGGGTTGGAGGCGGCGGCTCCAATGCAGTGAACCGCATGATTGAAAATGGCTTGCAAGGCGTGGAATTTATCGCCGTAAATACGGATTCCCAAGCGCTATCCCTCTCCCAGGCGGATACAAAACTTCAGCTGGGCGGGAAATTAACGCGCGGGCTTGGCGCAGGCGCAAACCCCGAAATTGGCAAAAAAGCGGCGGAAGAAAGCAAAGAGCAAATGGAAGAATCACTGACCGGGGCAGACATGGTATTTATCACGGCCGGCATGGGCGGAGGAACCGGAACCGGTGCTGCCCCCGTCATTGCAGAAGTGGCCAAAGAAATAGGCGCCCTCACCGTAGGTGTCGTGACACGGCCGTTTACTTTTGAAGGGAAAAAACGCTCCACCCATGCAACCGAAGGGATTGAAACCCTTAAAGAAAAAGTAGATACTTTGATTGTTATCCCGAACGATCGTCTACTGGAAATTGTCGATAAAAGCACACCGATGCTGGAAGCATTTCGAGAAGCAGATAATGTACTGAGACAAGGGGTGCAGGGCATTTCGGATTTAATCGCGACGCCTGGGCTAATCAACTTGGATTTTGCCGACGTAAAAACCATCATGAGCGAAAAAGGTTCCGCGCTTATGGGAATTGGCATCGCTACCGGCGAAAGCCGAGCCGGTGAGGCGGCGAAAAAGGCAATTTCCAGCCCATTGCTGGAAACGTCCGTTGATGGTGCCCAAGGGGTACTAATGAACATCACCGGCGGAAGCGATTTAAGTTTGTTTGAGGTGCATGAAGCAGCCGAAATTGTTTCGGATGCATCGGATCCGGAAGTCAATATGATTTTTGGATCCGTCATCAATGAAAATTTGAAAGATGAAGTTCTCGTTACGGTGATTGCAACGGGATTCAACGAAGGTTCGGAAAAGCGGGGGCGTCCCGGCAATAGCCAAGAAACGGGCAGCAGCAGACGGACAAGCCCGCAACAACAGGCCCCACAGCGCCCGCAAGCGCAACCGCAACAACCGGCCTTCGAAGAAGAGCCGGAACGGCCAACCGACAGACAAGGACAAGAAGACGACCAAGATTCCCTTGATATCCCGGCATTTTTACGTAACCGTCGCCGGAACCGGTAA
- a CDS encoding stage V sporulation protein D: MSKITRTLVRRRLLLALLAGIALTLLLMARLGYVQFSLGGWLTEEAEESWSRDLPFEAERGEILDRHDEVLATNVSAPSVLVVPRQIEDPVETSEQLADVLEADRQDVYEQITENSSMVRLTPFGRKIDQERASEVREQRLPGVYIVEDNKRHYPNGEYLSHVLGFAGIDNQGLTGIEKQYDERLQGESGHVSFFSDAQGQRLPDMADRYQAPQNGMDVRLTIDDQVQTIIERELDNAEASYNPDGALAIAMDPDNGEILGMASRPHYNPDDYQAVSPEIYDQNRPIWSTYEPGSTFKIITLAAALEENEVDLDEDTFNDPGYITVAGQRLNCWKKGGHGEQTYLEVVQNSCNPGFVSLGERLGTESLFDYIHQFGFGERTGIDLEGEGTGILFDVEDVGPLERSTTAFGQGVSVTPIQQVAAVAAAVNGGTLYQPFIAKDWLDPDDGVVLDSQTPMEKRQVISEESSAEVRRALEHVVAQGTGGGAFVDGYRVGGKTGTAQKAQGGRYLENNHIVSFIGFAPADDPEIVVYVAIDNPKETVQFGGVVAAPIVGNVIGDSLQAMGVPRREDQIEKELTWSDVPYLDVPDVTGLTLRELHDANYPLNLEVSGDGEEIYRQSPAAGERVEEGSTLRLYMRDESD; this comes from the coding sequence ATGTCTAAAATTACGAGAACGCTCGTGCGTCGAAGGTTGCTTTTGGCTTTGCTGGCCGGGATCGCGTTAACGCTGTTGCTCATGGCAAGGCTCGGCTATGTACAGTTTTCCCTTGGCGGCTGGTTGACGGAAGAAGCTGAGGAGTCTTGGAGCAGGGACTTGCCTTTTGAAGCGGAGCGCGGAGAGATATTGGATCGACATGACGAAGTGTTGGCAACGAATGTCAGCGCACCATCGGTCCTCGTTGTTCCGAGACAGATCGAGGATCCGGTGGAAACGTCCGAGCAACTCGCGGACGTTTTGGAAGCCGATCGACAAGATGTATATGAACAAATCACAGAGAACAGCTCGATGGTTCGATTGACCCCTTTCGGACGCAAGATTGATCAAGAACGCGCATCGGAAGTCCGGGAACAACGCTTGCCCGGCGTTTACATTGTCGAAGATAACAAACGCCACTACCCGAATGGCGAATATCTTTCTCACGTGTTGGGGTTTGCCGGCATTGACAATCAAGGACTTACAGGCATTGAAAAACAATACGATGAACGCTTGCAAGGCGAGAGTGGGCACGTTTCTTTTTTTTCCGATGCCCAAGGGCAACGGTTGCCGGATATGGCCGATCGATATCAGGCACCGCAAAATGGCATGGATGTGCGGTTAACCATTGATGATCAAGTGCAAACGATTATCGAAAGGGAGTTGGATAACGCTGAGGCCTCGTACAATCCGGACGGGGCGCTTGCCATTGCCATGGATCCCGACAATGGAGAAATCCTCGGAATGGCCAGCCGGCCACACTATAATCCGGATGATTACCAAGCGGTTTCCCCGGAGATTTATGATCAAAACCGCCCCATTTGGTCTACGTATGAACCTGGCTCTACGTTCAAGATCATAACGCTTGCGGCTGCCCTTGAAGAAAATGAAGTGGATCTCGACGAAGATACATTTAATGACCCCGGATACATTACAGTGGCCGGTCAGCGTTTGAATTGTTGGAAAAAAGGCGGGCACGGCGAGCAAACGTATTTGGAAGTTGTGCAAAACTCTTGTAACCCCGGGTTTGTTTCGTTGGGAGAACGATTGGGCACAGAGTCGCTTTTTGATTATATTCATCAGTTTGGCTTTGGAGAACGAACCGGCATTGACTTGGAAGGAGAAGGGACCGGCATTTTATTCGATGTAGAGGATGTGGGGCCGTTGGAACGTTCCACGACCGCTTTCGGCCAGGGTGTATCCGTGACGCCGATCCAACAAGTGGCAGCCGTTGCCGCCGCTGTAAACGGGGGCACCCTTTATCAGCCTTTTATCGCTAAAGATTGGCTCGACCCTGATGACGGTGTTGTTCTGGACAGTCAAACCCCGATGGAAAAGCGTCAAGTCATATCCGAAGAGTCTTCGGCTGAAGTGCGACGGGCTTTGGAACACGTCGTTGCGCAAGGGACCGGCGGAGGAGCGTTCGTTGACGGTTATCGTGTCGGCGGGAAAACGGGAACCGCCCAGAAAGCGCAAGGCGGCCGTTATTTGGAAAACAATCATATCGTTTCGTTCATTGGCTTCGCGCCTGCCGACGATCCTGAAATCGTCGTATATGTCGCTATCGATAACCCGAAAGAAACGGTACAGTTCGGAGGCGTCGTTGCCGCGCCGATCGTCGGTAACGTCATCGGTGACAGTTTACAGGCGATGGGTGTGCCGCGGCGGGAGGATCAAATTGAAAAGGAATTGACTTGGTCCGATGTCCCTTACTTGGACGTCCCTGATGTCACGGGATTAACATTAAGGGAATTACATGATGCCAATTATCCGCTGAATCTGGAAGTTTCAGGAGACGGGGAAGAAATTTACCGTCAATCCCCCGCTGCAGGCGAGCGAGTGGAAGAGGGCTCCACGCTTCGTCTGTACATGAGGGACGAAAGCGATTAA
- the murG gene encoding undecaprenyldiphospho-muramoylpentapeptide beta-N-acetylglucosaminyltransferase — translation MKVLVTGGGTGGHIYPAIAMIKAIREEEPSASFLYVGTGNGLENEIVPKYDIPFETIEISGFKRKLSFENIKTVRRFLKGTSRAKQLIREFKPDIALGTGGYVAGPVMYAAARLGVPTVIHEQNSIPGLTNKFLSRYATNVAISFQEASGYFPQDKTVFTGNPRASEVVKAEKTNLVTEFGLKNNLPVVLIVGGSRGAQPIHDAFLEALPQLTDKHCQYLYITGSVHYDKVKTSIANEKTRAHVVVRPFIHNMPNVLASVDAVVSRAGATTLAEITALGIPSILIPSPYVTKNHQEMNARALEDVGAAMVHKETDWSGDKLEADIKALFQNGEAAEMQSAATSIGVPDAADRLREVMKRAIRKT, via the coding sequence ATGAAAGTGTTGGTCACCGGCGGAGGCACGGGAGGGCACATTTACCCCGCGATTGCCATGATTAAAGCGATTCGCGAGGAGGAGCCGTCTGCCTCCTTTTTATACGTGGGAACGGGAAATGGATTGGAAAACGAGATCGTGCCAAAATACGACATTCCCTTTGAGACGATCGAAATCAGTGGATTTAAACGGAAATTGTCTTTTGAAAATATAAAAACCGTACGGCGCTTTTTAAAAGGGACCTCGCGGGCGAAGCAGTTGATTCGTGAATTTAAGCCAGACATTGCCCTCGGGACAGGGGGCTATGTGGCGGGTCCCGTGATGTACGCGGCCGCCCGGTTGGGAGTGCCGACGGTTATTCATGAGCAAAACAGCATTCCCGGCCTTACGAATAAGTTTTTAAGCAGATACGCCACAAACGTCGCGATTTCTTTTCAGGAAGCTTCCGGTTATTTTCCGCAGGACAAAACGGTCTTCACCGGGAATCCGCGTGCCTCCGAAGTCGTTAAAGCCGAAAAAACTAATTTGGTGACCGAATTCGGATTGAAAAATAACCTCCCCGTCGTGTTGATTGTCGGCGGCAGCCGCGGTGCACAACCGATTCATGATGCCTTTTTAGAGGCACTTCCACAATTAACCGACAAACATTGTCAATACTTATATATCACAGGAAGCGTCCATTATGATAAAGTGAAGACAAGCATAGCCAATGAAAAAACGCGCGCACATGTCGTCGTCCGTCCGTTCATTCACAATATGCCAAATGTACTTGCAAGTGTAGATGCAGTTGTGAGTCGGGCCGGTGCCACAACATTGGCGGAAATTACGGCACTTGGCATCCCCTCCATCTTAATTCCGAGCCCTTACGTGACGAAAAACCATCAGGAAATGAATGCCAGAGCGTTGGAGGACGTTGGTGCTGCGATGGTGCACAAAGAAACGGATTGGTCGGGAGATAAACTCGAGGCGGATATAAAGGCGCTTTTTCAAAATGGCGAAGCGGCCGAGATGCAATCGGCGGCAACATCTATCGGCGTTCCGGATGCGGCCGACCGATTACGGGAAGTGATGAAAAGAGCCATTAGAAAAACTTGA
- the spoVE gene encoding stage V sporulation protein E, with protein sequence MKENKQAVDGILLFAICALLIIGVIMVYSASAAWGEYRFSDPYHFAKRQLLFAGAGCVGMLFMMRFGYWRWRNYVLTTVLVCFALLILVLIPGIGLIRGGAQSWIGVGAFSIQPSEFMKLGMILFLAHWLARNQQQITRFRTGMLPLLAIIFTAFALIMLQPDLGTGAVMVATSFIMLFIAGAKKAHFAWLGTIGAVGFVGLIASAPYRIDRITSFFDPWNDPLGSGFQIIQSLYAIGPGGLFGMGFGESRQKYFYLPEPQTDFIFAVIAEEGGFIAGVVVILLFAVIMWRGLRTALLAPDLFGTLLAVGIIGMLFVQVMINIGVVIGLFPVTGITLPLLSYGGSSLTLMLLALGILLNISAHTRVT encoded by the coding sequence GTGAAAGAAAATAAACAAGCGGTTGACGGAATTTTACTGTTTGCCATTTGCGCATTGTTGATCATCGGGGTCATCATGGTATATAGCGCGAGCGCGGCTTGGGGAGAGTACCGCTTTTCCGATCCTTACCATTTTGCCAAACGGCAATTGCTGTTTGCGGGAGCGGGGTGTGTCGGAATGCTGTTCATGATGCGTTTCGGCTATTGGCGATGGCGCAACTATGTGCTTACGACAGTTTTGGTCTGTTTTGCCCTTTTGATTCTCGTTTTGATTCCCGGGATAGGATTGATCCGGGGTGGCGCGCAAAGTTGGATTGGCGTCGGCGCTTTTTCGATCCAACCGTCGGAATTTATGAAGTTAGGCATGATTTTGTTTTTGGCCCACTGGTTGGCAAGAAATCAGCAACAGATCACGCGATTTCGAACAGGCATGTTACCACTCCTTGCAATTATTTTTACCGCATTTGCATTGATCATGCTACAGCCGGACCTCGGTACGGGAGCGGTAATGGTAGCGACTTCGTTTATTATGCTTTTCATTGCCGGTGCAAAAAAAGCCCATTTTGCATGGCTGGGAACGATTGGAGCGGTCGGGTTCGTCGGCTTGATTGCCTCGGCGCCATATCGGATCGACCGGATCACGTCTTTTTTTGACCCTTGGAATGATCCGCTCGGAAGCGGTTTTCAAATTATCCAATCCCTCTATGCGATCGGCCCCGGCGGTTTATTCGGCATGGGGTTCGGGGAAAGCAGACAAAAATATTTTTATCTGCCTGAACCGCAAACGGATTTTATTTTTGCCGTGATCGCGGAAGAAGGAGGATTTATTGCTGGTGTTGTCGTCATTCTTTTGTTCGCGGTCATCATGTGGCGAGGGTTGCGTACGGCTTTGCTTGCCCCTGATTTATTCGGCACGTTGTTGGCCGTTGGGATTATCGGCATGTTGTTTGTGCAGGTGATGATCAATATCGGTGTCGTCATCGGTTTGTTTCCGGTCACCGGCATCACTCTTCCTTTGCTCAGCTACGGCGGATCATCCCTCACGCTTATGCTCCTCGCGCTCGGCATATTGTTAAATATCAGCGCCCATACAAGAGTCACATAA
- the mraY gene encoding phospho-N-acetylmuramoyl-pentapeptide-transferase: protein MSEPSILAAIVAAFVLSVLLSPLFIPMLHRMKFGQSIREEGPSSHQKKSGTPTMGGIVVILAIVLSVLFVVFFFTELAFNYQIGLLMLVTIAFGLVGFLDDFIKVVLKRNLGLNSKQKLLAQLVVAAVFYFVLRQYEFSTVVQIPATDFSMDIGILYLLLVAVMLVGASNAVNLTDGLDGLLAGTSAIAFGAFAVLAWYAGFPEVAVFSAAVVGAVLGFLVFNAHPAKVFMGDTGSLALGGAIAAVAIILKMEILLIVIGGVFVIETISVIIQVIVFKWKGRRVFKMSPLHHHYELSGWSEWKVVVVFWLCGIVFAVIGVYIEVWPI, encoded by the coding sequence TTGAGTGAACCATCGATTTTAGCAGCCATCGTAGCAGCGTTTGTACTAAGCGTGCTCCTTTCCCCTTTGTTCATCCCGATGTTGCACCGGATGAAATTTGGGCAAAGCATCCGCGAAGAGGGACCCTCCAGCCATCAAAAAAAGAGCGGCACACCGACGATGGGCGGCATCGTCGTCATTTTGGCAATAGTTTTGTCCGTGCTTTTCGTCGTGTTCTTTTTCACCGAGTTGGCATTCAATTATCAAATCGGGTTGTTAATGCTCGTGACCATCGCCTTTGGCTTGGTCGGCTTTTTGGATGATTTTATTAAAGTTGTTTTAAAAAGAAACCTTGGTTTAAACTCGAAGCAAAAATTACTCGCGCAATTAGTCGTCGCTGCCGTTTTTTATTTTGTTCTGCGGCAATATGAATTTTCTACTGTCGTGCAAATTCCGGCCACCGATTTCAGCATGGACATCGGCATTCTTTATTTATTGCTCGTTGCCGTCATGCTCGTTGGAGCTTCCAACGCGGTCAATTTAACCGATGGCCTGGATGGCTTACTCGCCGGAACGTCCGCGATTGCTTTCGGGGCTTTTGCCGTACTTGCTTGGTATGCAGGGTTCCCCGAGGTCGCTGTCTTTAGTGCCGCTGTCGTAGGTGCGGTTCTCGGTTTTCTCGTTTTCAATGCCCATCCCGCGAAAGTTTTCATGGGAGATACAGGTTCCTTGGCCCTTGGCGGGGCGATCGCCGCGGTCGCGATAATTTTGAAAATGGAAATCCTCTTAATCGTCATCGGCGGCGTCTTTGTTATTGAGACGATTTCGGTGATCATTCAAGTCATCGTGTTTAAATGGAAAGGAAGGCGCGTGTTCAAAATGAGCCCGCTCCACCACCATTATGAACTATCCGGCTGGTCGGAGTGGAAAGTGGTCGTCGTCTTCTGGCTTTGCGGCATCGTCTTTGCAGTCATCGGGGTTTATATAGAGGTGTGGCCAATATGA
- the murD gene encoding UDP-N-acetylmuramoyl-L-alanine--D-glutamate ligase, whose amino-acid sequence MTNHPLLTNLKNKTVLVLGFAKSGKAAAQLLAKHGARVIVNEAKPYGELTGTEDLEAFGVQFVTGGHPLWMFDASLHLIVKNPGIRYDNPVVREGMRREIPIVTELELAYWIVQGELVAITGSNGKTTTTKLVHEMLLADQKQAKIAGNIGLPACEVAELVGENECMITEVSSFQLKGTLHFRPHIAVLLNIFDAHLDYHGTREDYIRSKANIVANLTADDYFVYNADDKVVKEVAATQKGENIPFSVKNRRAEGASHEAGTVYWQNEPLLQTRDIALPGIHNLENVLAAVAVAKLLDVSNDTVKSVLATFTGVEHRLQFVKELDGRKVYNDSKATNILATSRALNAFEQPVVLIAGGLDRGNDFFSLAESLTNVRAMVVYGETGDKLKEAGARAGVPVIEHTNRLQEAVKEAYDVSAEGDILLLSPACASWDQFKTFEERGDCFISAIEEL is encoded by the coding sequence ATGACAAACCATCCATTACTTACCAATTTGAAAAATAAAACCGTGCTCGTCCTCGGCTTTGCAAAAAGCGGAAAAGCAGCCGCCCAATTGTTGGCCAAGCATGGAGCCCGCGTCATCGTAAACGAAGCGAAGCCTTACGGGGAGTTAACGGGAACAGAAGATCTGGAAGCTTTTGGCGTTCAATTTGTGACCGGCGGCCATCCTTTATGGATGTTTGACGCCTCTCTTCATCTGATTGTTAAAAATCCGGGCATTCGGTATGACAATCCGGTCGTCCGGGAAGGCATGCGCCGGGAAATCCCGATCGTAACGGAACTCGAACTGGCGTATTGGATCGTACAGGGGGAGCTTGTCGCCATTACAGGTTCGAACGGAAAAACGACGACGACGAAGCTGGTCCATGAAATGTTGCTCGCCGATCAAAAGCAAGCAAAAATCGCCGGCAATATCGGTTTGCCTGCTTGTGAAGTAGCTGAATTGGTGGGTGAAAATGAATGCATGATAACAGAAGTGTCCAGTTTTCAATTGAAGGGAACCCTTCATTTTCGCCCCCATATCGCCGTGCTTTTGAATATTTTTGACGCTCACCTCGATTACCACGGAACACGGGAAGATTACATCCGTTCAAAAGCGAACATTGTCGCCAACCTGACGGCTGATGATTATTTTGTGTACAATGCCGATGATAAGGTCGTTAAGGAAGTGGCGGCGACTCAAAAAGGGGAAAACATCCCGTTCTCCGTGAAGAATAGACGAGCGGAAGGCGCTTCTCACGAAGCGGGGACGGTGTATTGGCAGAACGAGCCGTTGCTGCAAACGCGGGATATCGCCCTTCCCGGCATCCATAATCTCGAAAATGTGTTGGCTGCCGTCGCGGTTGCCAAACTTTTAGATGTATCGAATGATACGGTGAAAAGCGTATTGGCAACATTTACAGGCGTTGAACACCGCTTGCAATTTGTAAAAGAGTTGGATGGGCGAAAAGTGTACAACGATTCCAAAGCAACTAACATATTGGCGACATCACGAGCCTTGAACGCATTTGAACAACCCGTTGTTCTGATTGCAGGCGGATTGGACCGTGGCAATGATTTTTTTTCACTGGCCGAAAGCCTAACAAATGTGAGGGCGATGGTGGTGTATGGCGAAACGGGCGATAAGCTGAAAGAAGCGGGGGCCCGCGCGGGAGTTCCGGTGATTGAACATACCAACCGTTTACAGGAAGCGGTAAAAGAAGCGTATGATGTTTCCGCCGAGGGAGATATATTGCTCTTGTCGCCGGCTTGCGCCAGTTGGGATCAATTTAAAACATTTGAAGAACGGGGCGATTGTTTCATCAGCGCCATAGAAGAACTATAG
- a CDS encoding UDP-N-acetylmuramoyl-L-alanyl-D-glutamate--2,6-diaminopimelate ligase, with protein sequence MDLQECLAGLLAYTKTKAENPIITSVEMDSRFAQAGTLFVAIRGFTVDGHRYAREAVKKGAVAVVAEEDVDVDVPTVIVSDSKRALAQIANRFYDSPTHDLNIIGVTGTNGKTTTTHLLNQILQDDKRKSGLIGTLYTQYNDEVFEAKNTTPESLVLQRTFSEMKEKGVTDVTMEVSSHALSLGRVRGTTFNIAVFTNLSVDHLDYHETMDDYKQAKGLLFSQLGNAYDQDLKVAIVNNDDPYARYMMDVTAAPVLTYGLRDGVDVRARDLHARPTGTFFTLVIGDESIELNLKMIGRFSVYNALAAAAAAYASGVSLPVIKQSLETAKPVPGRFEPIEEGQDFAVIVDYAHTPDSLDNILETVRELTEQDVYVIVGCGGDRDRTKRPEMARIAAAYADEAIFTTDNPRSEDPRTILRDMEAGAEGQPFRTIVDRKEAIRYTVDKAKKKDVIVIAGKGHEPYQEVDGTFHTFDDRIEAKEAIIARREREK encoded by the coding sequence ATGGATTTGCAGGAATGCTTGGCGGGCTTGCTCGCATATACCAAAACGAAAGCTGAAAACCCGATAATTACTTCCGTAGAGATGGATTCTCGCTTTGCACAAGCAGGCACATTATTTGTAGCCATTCGCGGATTTACGGTCGATGGCCACCGGTATGCGCGAGAAGCTGTTAAAAAGGGGGCCGTCGCGGTTGTTGCCGAGGAAGATGTGGACGTCGATGTTCCAACCGTTATTGTATCCGACAGCAAACGGGCCCTCGCGCAAATCGCCAACCGTTTTTACGATAGTCCTACCCATGACCTAAACATCATAGGTGTCACCGGAACGAACGGGAAAACGACAACCACGCATCTATTGAATCAAATTTTACAAGATGACAAGCGGAAATCAGGCTTGATCGGCACCCTTTATACCCAATATAATGACGAAGTCTTCGAAGCCAAAAATACGACCCCGGAATCATTGGTGTTGCAACGAACCTTTTCGGAAATGAAGGAAAAGGGCGTAACCGATGTGACGATGGAAGTCTCTTCGCACGCATTATCCCTCGGCAGAGTGCGCGGAACGACGTTTAATATCGCTGTGTTCACCAATTTGAGTGTTGATCATCTGGATTATCATGAAACGATGGACGATTATAAGCAGGCCAAGGGACTCTTGTTTTCACAACTTGGCAACGCTTATGATCAGGATTTGAAAGTGGCGATTGTCAATAATGACGATCCTTACGCCCGCTACATGATGGATGTAACCGCAGCGCCGGTTCTCACGTACGGCTTGCGGGACGGGGTCGATGTTCGTGCCCGTGATTTGCATGCGCGTCCGACGGGAACATTTTTTACACTCGTAATAGGCGATGAATCGATTGAATTAAACTTAAAAATGATCGGGCGTTTCAGCGTATATAATGCCTTGGCTGCCGCGGCGGCAGCGTATGCGTCCGGGGTTTCCTTGCCCGTGATTAAGCAAAGCCTAGAAACTGCCAAACCGGTTCCGGGTCGGTTTGAGCCGATTGAAGAAGGGCAGGATTTCGCGGTAATCGTCGATTACGCCCATACGCCTGACAGTTTGGATAACATATTGGAAACGGTCCGAGAGCTTACAGAACAAGACGTCTACGTAATCGTCGGTTGCGGCGGGGACCGGGACCGTACGAAGCGCCCGGAAATGGCAAGGATCGCTGCCGCCTATGCGGATGAAGCGATTTTCACGACGGATAATCCACGCAGTGAAGACCCACGCACCATTCTTCGGGATATGGAAGCAGGGGCGGAAGGCCAACCTTTCCGGACGATCGTGGATCGTAAAGAAGCCATTCGTTACACCGTTGATAAAGCAAAAAAGAAAGATGTCATCGTTATTGCCGGCAAAGGGCATGAGCCTTATCAGGAGGTTGACGGAACCTTTCACACGTTCGATGATCGCATTGAGGCAAAAGAGGCGATCATCGCTCGGCGGGAACGTGAAAAATAG
- a CDS encoding cell division protein FtsQ/DivIB, with product MGDRKVVSANERIPALKEQRKKRANRRLIISLITIFLLIGLVVYLQSPLSDIQTINVEGIVTGEEDEVTAQSGLEQGDNIWAADLRGAEERISENLPHVLEASVSRSFPSTVHIAITEQERIAYMEEDETYIPVFANGEQSPDQGLDQLPGDAPVVYGWNDESRLETLLSEMEKLTDGVVNRISEVHPLDESHEGLRLYMNDGIEVETTVDQFAEYMSGYPSVAEEIDPEDSGVLHMKMRPYFESSSTPDEDEDEDSDEENG from the coding sequence GTGGGAGATCGAAAAGTTGTATCCGCAAATGAACGAATTCCCGCATTAAAAGAACAGCGAAAAAAACGTGCCAATCGCCGGCTGATCATTTCTTTGATCACGATCTTTTTGTTGATCGGGCTTGTCGTCTATTTGCAATCCCCTCTAAGTGACATTCAAACGATTAATGTGGAAGGAATTGTTACCGGGGAAGAGGACGAGGTGACGGCTCAAAGCGGTTTGGAGCAGGGGGATAATATTTGGGCGGCCGATCTTCGGGGGGCAGAAGAAAGGATTTCGGAAAATCTCCCTCATGTGTTGGAAGCTTCGGTTTCGCGATCATTTCCGAGCACGGTACATATTGCCATCACCGAGCAGGAACGAATCGCTTATATGGAAGAAGACGAGACGTACATCCCTGTATTTGCGAACGGGGAACAAAGTCCTGATCAAGGCTTGGATCAACTCCCCGGTGACGCGCCCGTCGTCTATGGGTGGAATGATGAATCCCGATTGGAAACACTTCTTTCTGAAATGGAAAAACTCACAGACGGGGTCGTGAACCGAATATCGGAAGTGCATCCACTCGATGAAAGCCATGAAGGACTACGATTGTATATGAATGATGGGATTGAAGTGGAGACAACGGTCGACCAATTTGCGGAGTACATGTCCGGCTATCCTTCTGTCGCAGAAGAGATTGATCCTGAAGATTCGGGAGTATTGCATATGAAAATGAGGCCTTATTTTGAAAGCTCATCAACGCCTGACGAAGACGAAGATGAAGATTCCGATGAGGAGAACGGCTGA